The proteins below come from a single Vitis vinifera cultivar Pinot Noir 40024 chromosome 9, ASM3070453v1 genomic window:
- the LOC100265530 gene encoding shikimate O-hydroxycinnamoyltransferase, with product MIINVRESTMVRPAEETPRRSLWNSNVDLVVPRMHTPSVYFYRPSGAANFFDPQVMKEALSKVLVPFYPMAGRLRRDEDGRIEIDCNAEGVLFVEADTGSVIDDFGDFAPTLELRQLIPTVDYSGDIGSYSLLILQVTHFKCGGVSLGVGMQHHVADGASGLHFINTWSDMARGLDITIPPFIDRTLLRARDPPQPAFHHIEYQPPPQLKTPLPNTQNTNVCIFRITRDQLNTLKNKSKEDGNTISYSSYVMLAGHVWRCACKARSLPADQDSKMYIATDGRSRLRPALPPGYFGNVIFTTTPVAVAGELMSKPLWYAASKIHNALARMDDEYLRSALDYLELQPDLTALVRGAHTFRCPNIGITSWTRLPIYDADFGWGRPIFMGPGGIALEGLAFALPSPTNDGSLSIAISLQEDHMKLFQKYLYEI from the exons ATGATTATAAACGTGAGGGAGTCGACGATGGTGCGGCCGGCGGAGGAGACGCCGCGGCGGAGCCTGTGGAACTCGAATGTCGATCTGGTGGTACCGCGGATGCACACGCCAAGCGTCTACTTTTACCGCCCTTCCGGTGCTGCCAACTTCTTCGACCCTCAGGTCATGAAAGAGGCACTGAGCAAGGTTTTGGTGCCATTCTACCCCATGGCCGGGCGGCTCCGGCGAGACGAGGACGGCCGTATCGAGATCGACTGCAACGCTGAGGGCGTCCTCTTCGTCGAGGCGGATACCGGCTCTGTCATCGACGATTTCGGTGATTTCGCCCCTACTCTGGAGCTCCGGCAACTCATTCCGACGGTGGATTACTCCGGCGACATTGGATCCTATTCTCTCCTCATACTGCAG GTAACACATTTCAAATGTGGTGGAGTGTCGTTAGGCGTGGGTATGCAGCACCACGTAGCGGACGGTGCGTCTGGGCTGCACTTCATAAACACGTGGTCAGACATGGCGCGTGGTTTGGACATCACCATCCCTCCCTTCATCGACCGCACCCTCCTACGGGCCCGCGACCCACCCCAGCCTGCTTTCCACCACATTGAGTACCAACCCCCTCCCCAGCTCAAAACCCCACTACCCAACACTCAGAACACCAATGTTTGCATCTTCAGGATCACCCGGGACCAGCTCAACACCCTCAAGAACAAATCAAAAGAAGATGGCAACACAATCAGTTATAGCTCCTACGTCATGCTTGCCGGCCACGTCTGGCGCTGCGCCTGCAAGGCACGGTCCCTACCCGCCGACCAAGACAGCAAGATGTATATCGCCACCGACGGTCGCTCACGCCTCCGCCCCGCCTTGCCCCCTGGATACTTCGGAAACGTCATATTCACGACGACGCCGGTGGCCGTCGCTGGAGAATTGATGTCCAAACCGCTGTGGTACGCCGCCAGCAAGATCCACAACGCACTGGCGAGGATGGATGACGAGTATTTAAGGTCAGCCTTGGACTACCTGGAGTTACAGCCAGATCTAACGGCTCTGGTGCGCGGTGCCCACACCTTTCGGTGCCCAAATATCGGGATAACGAGTTGGACCAGGTTACCGATCTACGACGCGGACTTCGGGTGGGGTCGGCCCATTTTCATGGGCCCGGGTGGGATCGCATTGGAGGGCCTGGCCTTTGCGCTGCCCAGCCCAACCAACGATGGGAGCTTGTCCATCGCCATTTCGCTGCAGGAGGATCATATGAAACTCTTCCAGAAGTACCTATACgagatttaa